A window of the Ammoniphilus oxalaticus genome harbors these coding sequences:
- a CDS encoding DMT family transporter, giving the protein MSFLKKTIIADLALLSVAFIWGITFVIVQNAIETLPPHTFNALRFFMAAVLLFIIIALFFKEQLRMFSKKMFISGFILGIWLFGGYALQTIGLLHTTSSKAGFITALSVALIPLFSFLFLKQKLQWPAIAGVVAATIGLYFLTLGDSLSLNKGDFLVFLCAICFALQIIFTGIYAPHYPAISLAFVQILTVALLSAGGAFFFENWQAALTPTRLFQPQIIWALLITVGPATVFAFLAQTICQKFTTPTRVALIYAMEPVFAALASFFWTDDVLGYKALGGCLLIFIGMILSELRPEQPFVKKTIKQ; this is encoded by the coding sequence GTGAGTTTCTTGAAAAAAACCATAATCGCTGACCTCGCGCTCCTGTCTGTCGCGTTTATATGGGGAATTACGTTTGTGATCGTGCAAAATGCGATTGAAACGTTGCCTCCTCACACGTTTAACGCGCTACGCTTTTTTATGGCGGCGGTCTTATTGTTTATCATTATTGCGCTATTCTTTAAAGAGCAACTACGAATGTTTTCGAAAAAGATGTTCATTAGCGGTTTTATTCTTGGCATCTGGCTATTTGGCGGGTATGCTCTGCAAACAATTGGCTTACTGCATACGACCTCATCGAAAGCTGGATTCATCACCGCCCTTTCTGTCGCCCTCATCCCACTGTTTAGTTTCCTTTTTTTGAAACAAAAACTTCAGTGGCCCGCGATTGCAGGCGTTGTTGCGGCAACAATCGGTCTGTATTTCCTAACGCTTGGCGATTCTTTGTCCCTAAACAAAGGAGACTTTCTCGTATTTTTGTGCGCGATCTGCTTCGCTCTGCAAATTATCTTCACTGGAATCTACGCTCCGCATTATCCAGCGATCAGCTTGGCGTTTGTTCAGATTTTAACAGTAGCTTTATTAAGCGCGGGAGGCGCCTTTTTCTTTGAAAATTGGCAAGCTGCTTTGACCCCAACCCGTTTGTTTCAACCTCAAATTATTTGGGCGTTACTGATTACAGTCGGTCCAGCGACCGTCTTTGCTTTTTTAGCCCAAACAATCTGTCAAAAATTTACGACCCCTACACGCGTTGCCCTCATCTATGCGATGGAACCCGTGTTTGCCGCCCTTGCTTCTTTCTTTTGGACTGACGATGTGTTAGGATACAAAGCATTAGGCGGATGCCTACTCATTTTTATCGGAATGATCTTGTCGGAACTACGGCCCGAACAACCGTTTGTTAAGAAAACGATCAAGCAATGA
- a CDS encoding ABC transporter permease, with the protein MKDWNTWLERGGKSKEHRDFLKKERIYTLYVGFTQLAILVLFIGMWEWASTMKWIDPLLFSSPSNIWRVFIEMVARGDLHPHILATVWETVVGFLAGTAIGTTIAICIWWSRFLSRVIDPFLVILNGMPKVALGPLFIVAFGGGFTAIVAMAVATSVIITTIVVYGSFKEVDPNYIKLVQTFGGRKRQIFKKIVLPASFPTIISTLKVNVGLAWVGVIVGEFLVSKQGLGYLIIYGFQVFNLTLVFVSLFIIAICATIMYHLVQYTEKHLLKNRN; encoded by the coding sequence ATGAAGGATTGGAATACATGGTTAGAACGCGGCGGCAAATCAAAAGAACACCGCGACTTCTTGAAGAAAGAACGAATATACACGCTCTATGTCGGTTTTACACAACTCGCTATCTTGGTCTTGTTTATCGGAATGTGGGAATGGGCTTCGACCATGAAGTGGATCGATCCGCTTCTATTTAGTAGTCCTTCGAATATTTGGCGTGTCTTTATCGAGATGGTCGCTCGCGGGGACCTTCATCCTCATATCTTAGCGACGGTATGGGAAACGGTTGTCGGCTTCCTCGCTGGCACAGCGATCGGCACCACCATTGCCATTTGTATTTGGTGGTCTCGTTTTTTATCGCGGGTGATAGATCCATTTTTAGTGATTCTCAATGGGATGCCAAAAGTCGCCTTAGGTCCCCTGTTCATCGTTGCCTTCGGCGGTGGATTCACAGCGATCGTGGCCATGGCCGTTGCGACTTCCGTTATTATTACAACGATCGTTGTCTATGGCAGTTTTAAGGAAGTCGATCCTAATTATATTAAGCTCGTGCAAACATTTGGCGGAAGGAAGCGCCAGATATTTAAAAAGATCGTGTTGCCCGCTTCCTTTCCAACGATCATTTCAACTTTGAAAGTCAACGTTGGGCTTGCCTGGGTAGGCGTCATCGTCGGTGAATTTCTCGTTTCGAAACAAGGGTTAGGCTACTTAATCATTTACGGATTCCAAGTATTCAACCTAACGCTTGTCTTTGTGAGTCTCTTCATCATCGCCATCTGCGCCACGATTATGTATCACCTCGTTCAGTATACCGAAAAACATTTATTAAAAAATCGCAATTAA
- the hemC gene encoding hydroxymethylbilane synthase — translation MRKIIIGTRQSELAVTQTKWVISQLKSLGLPYEFEMKKIVTKGDRILDVTLSKVGGKGLFVKEIEQAMIDQEIDLAVHSMKDMPSSLPAGLTIGCVPERVDVRDVLISKEGKTLDELAAGAIVGTSSLRRGAQILAFRPDLKIKWIRGNVGTRLRKLEEEDYDAIILAAAGLERLEWDGDIAQYIPVEISLPAVGQGALGIECRESDQEVLDLLARLNHRQTSISVQAERAFLRTLEGGCQVPIGAYAITENNQEITITGLVASPDGKTVLKERMQGTDPEQLGTALGQALIDQGAAEILEQVREESQE, via the coding sequence ATGAGGAAAATTATCATCGGCACGAGGCAAAGCGAATTGGCGGTCACCCAAACAAAATGGGTGATCAGTCAATTAAAGTCATTAGGGCTCCCGTATGAATTTGAGATGAAAAAGATCGTAACAAAAGGAGATCGGATCTTAGATGTGACGCTTTCCAAAGTAGGCGGGAAGGGACTCTTTGTAAAAGAAATTGAGCAAGCGATGATCGATCAAGAAATTGACTTGGCCGTCCACAGCATGAAAGATATGCCGTCTTCGTTGCCAGCAGGCTTAACGATCGGCTGTGTTCCTGAGCGGGTCGATGTTCGCGATGTATTGATCAGCAAAGAAGGAAAAACGTTAGACGAATTAGCTGCCGGGGCGATCGTTGGCACGAGCAGTTTGAGAAGAGGGGCCCAAATCTTAGCTTTTCGTCCTGATTTAAAAATTAAGTGGATTCGCGGAAATGTTGGAACCCGTCTACGGAAATTGGAAGAAGAAGATTATGATGCGATTATTTTAGCGGCGGCAGGCTTAGAGCGCTTAGAGTGGGACGGGGATATTGCCCAATATATTCCTGTTGAAATCAGTTTGCCCGCAGTCGGTCAGGGAGCGTTAGGAATCGAGTGCAGGGAAAGCGATCAAGAGGTGTTGGATCTGTTGGCTCGATTGAATCATCGTCAAACATCGATTTCGGTTCAGGCGGAACGGGCGTTCTTGAGAACATTAGAAGGTGGTTGCCAAGTTCCAATCGGCGCCTACGCCATAACGGAAAATAATCAGGAGATAACGATTACCGGATTGGTTGCCTCTCCAGACGGAAAGACTGTGCTCAAAGAGCGTATGCAAGGAACCGATCCGGAACAGTTGGGGACCGCCCTCGGCCAAGCCTTAATTGATCAAGGGGCTGCTGAGATCTTAGAGCAAGTGCGTGAGGAGAGTCAAGAATGA
- a CDS encoding Cof-type HAD-IIB family hydrolase has protein sequence MYKMITIDVDDTLLNDAGIVTEGTKQAIMQAMERGVKVTLATGRMYASAVQVAQQMGLNVPLITYQGSLVKNLIDGETLYERFVPQEITELLFDYADKHQLHLQGYFQDRLYGTEDNDKIKRYASIAKVPYTIEDAAFLRAKPLTKLLFFEEPDVLEIHEQHFKKVFGDRVYITRSKPFFLEVLHRDATKGHAVRFLAERSGCSMSDVIAIGDSWNDHEMIEAAGLGVAMDNAIDSLKAIADYITRSNNDDGVKHVIEKFILK, from the coding sequence GTGTACAAGATGATCACGATTGATGTCGACGATACATTGCTCAATGATGCGGGAATCGTAACAGAAGGAACAAAACAAGCGATCATGCAGGCGATGGAGCGCGGTGTCAAAGTCACGTTAGCAACAGGACGGATGTATGCTTCTGCTGTACAGGTAGCGCAACAAATGGGCTTAAACGTTCCATTGATTACATATCAAGGCTCTCTCGTTAAAAACCTGATCGATGGCGAAACACTCTATGAACGTTTTGTCCCACAGGAAATTACCGAACTTTTATTTGATTACGCGGACAAACATCAGTTGCATCTTCAGGGCTACTTTCAAGATCGACTTTATGGAACGGAAGATAACGATAAGATTAAACGCTACGCTTCGATCGCCAAAGTCCCCTACACCATTGAAGATGCGGCGTTCTTACGAGCCAAGCCTCTAACTAAATTATTGTTCTTTGAAGAACCTGACGTTTTGGAAATACACGAACAACATTTTAAAAAAGTGTTTGGTGATCGCGTCTACATCACAAGATCAAAACCATTCTTTTTAGAAGTTTTGCACCGAGATGCGACAAAAGGGCATGCGGTCCGTTTCCTCGCCGAACGATCTGGGTGCTCGATGTCAGATGTGATCGCGATCGGAGATAGTTGGAACGACCATGAAATGATCGAGGCAGCAGGTCTTGGAGTGGCAATGGACAATGCAATCGATTCCCTAAAAGCAATTGCTGACTATATCACACGAAGCAATAATGACGATGGGGTTAAACACGTCATTGAAAAATTTATCTTAAAATAA
- a CDS encoding ABC transporter substrate-binding protein — protein MNNWRRTAGFLFLSCILTLLAACGNGSSHLTKIRLFEVTHSIFYTPQYVALEKGFFEDEGLDVQLTNANGGDKAMTALLSGNAEVILMGAEATIYVKNQDAIDLAVNFAQLTQTDGSFLVSREPIENFSWNMLKGKTMIGQRKGGMPQMVSEYVQKENGVTPFQDVKVIQNIDFANLGTAFASGTGDFAHLFEPVASKLEQEGIGHVVASFGEESGKLPYTVFITKQSYIDQHPETVQKFTNAVYRAQQWVAAHSTEEIAEVISPQFPDLDRETLIIVLERFKSQDSFATDPILHVEQFENLAKIMEDAGELKQKVDFGPIINTDFARNAVQE, from the coding sequence ATGAATAATTGGCGGCGAACTGCTGGCTTTCTTTTTTTAAGTTGTATCCTAACGCTGTTAGCAGCTTGCGGCAACGGGTCCTCTCATCTAACAAAAATTCGTTTGTTTGAAGTGACCCATTCTATTTTTTACACCCCGCAATACGTTGCTTTAGAAAAAGGATTTTTTGAAGACGAAGGATTGGATGTGCAACTTACAAACGCCAACGGCGGAGATAAAGCGATGACTGCCTTGCTTAGCGGGAACGCGGAAGTCATTCTGATGGGCGCTGAAGCTACGATCTATGTTAAAAATCAGGATGCGATTGATCTTGCTGTCAACTTCGCCCAGCTGACTCAAACAGATGGATCATTCCTCGTTTCGCGGGAACCGATTGAAAATTTCAGTTGGAATATGTTAAAAGGAAAAACAATGATTGGTCAACGCAAAGGCGGAATGCCGCAAATGGTAAGTGAGTATGTGCAGAAAGAAAACGGTGTGACTCCCTTCCAAGATGTGAAAGTCATTCAAAATATTGATTTCGCCAACTTAGGCACAGCTTTCGCCTCTGGAACAGGTGATTTCGCCCATTTATTCGAGCCTGTCGCATCTAAATTGGAACAAGAAGGAATCGGGCATGTAGTCGCTTCATTTGGAGAAGAAAGCGGTAAGCTACCGTATACTGTATTCATTACAAAACAAAGTTATATCGATCAACATCCTGAAACGGTACAAAAGTTTACAAACGCTGTGTACCGCGCCCAACAATGGGTCGCCGCCCACTCCACGGAAGAGATTGCCGAAGTCATCTCTCCACAATTTCCTGATCTAGATCGCGAAACATTAATCATTGTGCTAGAACGCTTTAAGTCGCAAGATTCTTTTGCAACCGATCCTATTCTACATGTAGAACAATTTGAAAATCTAGCCAAGATTATGGAAGACGCCGGGGAATTGAAGCAAAAAGTCGACTTTGGGCCAATTATCAATACCGATTTCGCGCGCAATGCTGTTCAAGAGTAA
- a CDS encoding ABC transporter ATP-binding protein yields the protein MWANHLIAFDRVSKTFMTKNGENQAVDDISLTVDEGEFVSILGPSGCGKSTLLSMLSGLFQPTKGKVFVNNESVTKPRKDIGYMLQQDYLLSWRTIRQNILLGLEIQNALTSETERHALRLLAEMGLLSYKDHYPHQLSGGMRQRVALVRTLATNPQILLLDEPFSALDFQTKLRLEDLVADTLKRKKKTAILVTHDISEAVAMSDRIFVLKSSPGKIATTIEIPDSLREPLPFASRDVPDFQHYFQLVWKELNTK from the coding sequence ATGTGGGCTAACCATCTCATTGCCTTTGACCGTGTCAGTAAAACGTTTATGACCAAAAATGGCGAAAATCAAGCCGTCGATGATATTTCCTTGACCGTGGATGAAGGTGAATTCGTTAGCATCCTCGGTCCAAGCGGTTGTGGAAAAAGCACCTTGTTATCGATGTTATCCGGTCTTTTTCAACCAACCAAAGGAAAGGTGTTCGTCAACAACGAGTCTGTTACAAAACCTCGTAAAGATATCGGGTATATGTTACAGCAAGATTACCTGTTAAGCTGGAGAACCATTCGGCAAAACATATTATTAGGTCTTGAAATTCAAAACGCGCTCACAAGTGAGACAGAACGACACGCGTTGCGATTACTTGCCGAAATGGGATTGCTCTCATACAAAGACCATTACCCGCACCAATTATCTGGCGGAATGCGTCAACGCGTCGCGCTCGTGCGCACGTTAGCAACAAATCCACAAATTTTATTGCTAGATGAACCATTTTCAGCTTTAGATTTCCAAACTAAATTGCGTTTAGAAGATCTTGTCGCCGATACATTAAAAAGAAAAAAGAAAACCGCCATTCTAGTGACTCACGATATTTCTGAGGCAGTCGCCATGTCGGACCGAATCTTTGTGTTAAAATCCAGTCCGGGTAAAATCGCAACGACAATCGAAATCCCAGATTCATTACGTGAACCGCTCCCATTCGCTAGCCGGGATGTTCCTGATTTTCAACATTACTTCCAACTCGTTTGGAAGGAGTTGAATACGAAATGA
- a CDS encoding cytochrome C assembly family protein: protein MYDVTIYLYAISVLMYFSDFLQSNQKVNKMAFWLLAIVWVFQSIFFVLQFISKDYFPVLTLFETLFFYSWILVTLSLVINHFFRMDLLIFFTNVLGFSVMSVTVFTNPTATPALSQQLISELLFIHISLALLSYAALSFAFILSVMYMIQVKLLKEKRWTPLLRKMPSLGLLDIYAYRLTMIGVPLLFLSLILGGLWAHIVGQTIWLDPKVFFSILVVVAYSVYLYRRVNYGWQGKKLAMMNVLAFVFVLLNFFISGSLSSFHQWLR from the coding sequence ATGTATGATGTTACCATCTATCTTTACGCGATAAGTGTACTAATGTATTTTTCAGATTTTCTACAAAGCAACCAGAAGGTCAATAAAATGGCCTTCTGGTTGCTTGCGATTGTATGGGTCTTTCAATCCATATTCTTTGTCCTTCAGTTTATTTCTAAAGACTATTTTCCCGTTTTAACTTTGTTTGAGACGCTCTTTTTTTATTCTTGGATCTTAGTAACCTTATCGTTAGTAATCAATCATTTTTTTCGGATGGATCTCCTTATCTTCTTTACAAATGTGCTTGGTTTCAGCGTCATGTCTGTTACGGTATTTACGAATCCGACAGCAACACCGGCACTTTCGCAGCAGTTGATCTCTGAATTGTTATTTATTCATATCAGTTTGGCGTTACTCAGTTACGCCGCGCTGTCCTTTGCCTTTATCCTTTCTGTCATGTATATGATTCAGGTCAAACTGTTAAAAGAAAAGCGGTGGACCCCGTTGTTAAGGAAGATGCCAAGTCTTGGGTTGTTAGATATATATGCGTATCGATTAACGATGATCGGTGTCCCCTTACTTTTTTTATCCCTTATATTGGGTGGTCTGTGGGCTCATATCGTGGGACAGACAATCTGGTTGGATCCGAAGGTATTCTTTTCTATTTTGGTTGTTGTGGCATATAGCGTTTATTTATATCGTCGCGTGAATTATGGTTGGCAAGGAAAAAAGCTAGCGATGATGAACGTGCTCGCATTTGTGTTTGTATTGCTGAACTTTTTTATTTCCGGGTCGCTTTCATCTTTCCATCAATGGCTAAGATAG
- the yihA gene encoding ribosome biogenesis GTP-binding protein YihA/YsxC: MKVNTAEFIISAVASAQYPQDALPEIALAGRSNVGKSSFINRMLNRKNIARTSSRPGKTQTLNFFKINEQFYFVDVPGYGFARVSKTEKEKWGKMIEEYFVGRDPLRAVVQLVDLRHPPTADDKAMYEFLKFYHIPVVIVATKADKISKGQLQKHQKIVKETLGLQSGDSIVLFSSETGQGKDEAWKQLLAQIKRD; the protein is encoded by the coding sequence ATGAAGGTAAATACGGCAGAATTTATTATTAGCGCTGTCGCATCTGCCCAATACCCTCAGGATGCCCTGCCAGAAATTGCTCTGGCTGGGCGTTCGAATGTTGGGAAATCGTCATTTATCAACCGCATGTTAAATCGGAAAAACATTGCTCGCACATCATCCAGACCTGGCAAAACACAGACGTTAAATTTTTTTAAGATTAACGAACAATTTTATTTTGTAGACGTGCCTGGCTATGGGTTTGCTCGTGTCTCCAAAACGGAGAAAGAAAAATGGGGCAAAATGATTGAAGAATATTTTGTTGGAAGAGATCCGTTGCGGGCTGTCGTTCAACTGGTGGATCTACGTCATCCTCCCACTGCGGATGATAAAGCGATGTATGAATTCTTAAAGTTTTATCACATTCCTGTCGTGATCGTCGCAACGAAAGCGGATAAAATATCGAAAGGGCAATTGCAAAAACATCAGAAGATCGTGAAGGAAACGCTTGGCTTGCAGTCAGGGGATTCCATTGTTCTGTTTTCATCTGAAACAGGACAAGGAAAAGACGAAGCTTGGAAACAGTTGCTTGCCCAAATAAAAAGAGACTGA
- the hemA gene encoding glutamyl-tRNA reductase, with amino-acid sequence MHILVIGLNYKTAPVEIRERFAFKEEQKQQAIQMLRSTRSVQECVIVGTCNRTEIYAVVDQLHTGRHYMRGFLADWFSIDREQFRDFLYIKENDDAVDHLFRVICGLDSMVLGETQILGQVRNAFILSQEMKATGTVFNNLFKQAIMVARRAHSETDIGKNAVSVSYAAVELGKKIFGYFDKKTVVILGAGKMGELTGKHLHANGVKKVIVVNRTLERAQTVADQFRGEACTFEQLSSALIEADIVISSTGAEGYVVTKQDIQAISRQRTHRPLFMIDIAVPRDLDPAMDELENVFLYDIDDLEGIVQANMEERAREATKIEMMIDEEIVAFKAWLNTLGVVPLITALREKSLRFHEEAIRNVENKLPHLSERELRLIRKYSRVIVNQMLHDPLIRMKEMAAQGDEALDLFTKIFALEDELAEQEHKKMIEQKRIEQEEIQQGSNEMRLPTFYVSEAAARS; translated from the coding sequence GTGCACATCCTCGTGATTGGATTGAATTACAAGACGGCCCCGGTGGAAATTCGCGAACGATTCGCATTTAAGGAGGAACAGAAGCAACAGGCTATTCAGATGTTGCGTTCAACAAGAAGTGTCCAAGAATGTGTGATCGTAGGAACTTGCAATCGGACGGAAATTTATGCGGTTGTCGATCAACTTCATACCGGCAGGCACTATATGAGGGGTTTTTTAGCTGATTGGTTTTCGATTGACCGCGAACAATTTAGAGATTTTCTATATATTAAGGAAAATGACGATGCCGTTGATCATCTGTTTAGAGTGATCTGCGGGTTGGATTCAATGGTCTTGGGGGAAACACAAATCCTTGGACAGGTTCGCAACGCCTTTATTCTGAGTCAAGAGATGAAAGCGACAGGTACGGTTTTTAATAATTTATTCAAACAAGCCATCATGGTTGCGAGGAGAGCCCATTCCGAAACGGACATTGGCAAAAATGCGGTTTCGGTTAGCTATGCAGCGGTTGAACTCGGCAAGAAGATTTTTGGATATTTTGATAAAAAGACGGTTGTGATTCTTGGGGCGGGAAAGATGGGCGAACTGACCGGAAAACATCTTCACGCGAACGGTGTAAAAAAAGTTATCGTTGTAAATCGAACATTAGAAAGAGCGCAAACGGTGGCGGATCAATTTCGGGGAGAAGCTTGCACATTTGAGCAGTTAAGTTCGGCTTTGATTGAAGCGGACATTGTAATTAGCTCAACTGGGGCGGAAGGCTATGTCGTCACAAAACAAGATATCCAAGCGATTAGTAGACAAAGGACACATCGTCCCTTATTTATGATTGATATTGCGGTGCCGAGGGATCTTGATCCCGCCATGGATGAACTTGAAAATGTGTTTTTGTACGACATTGATGACCTTGAAGGCATTGTTCAGGCAAATATGGAAGAACGAGCGCGCGAGGCGACAAAGATTGAAATGATGATCGATGAAGAGATCGTTGCTTTTAAGGCGTGGTTAAACACGCTCGGTGTTGTGCCATTGATTACGGCGTTGCGTGAAAAATCACTGCGTTTCCATGAAGAAGCGATCCGCAATGTGGAAAATAAATTACCGCATCTCTCAGAAAGAGAGTTGCGCTTGATTCGTAAGTACTCTAGAGTGATTGTCAATCAGATGTTGCATGATCCGCTGATTCGGATGAAAGAAATGGCGGCGCAAGGTGACGAGGCATTAGATTTGTTTACAAAAATCTTTGCTTTAGAAGATGAATTAGCGGAACAAGAGCATAAAAAAATGATCGAACAAAAGAGAATAGAACAAGAAGAAATTCAACAAGGGTCTAATGAAATGCGTTTGCCGACTTTCTATGTTAGTGAGGCAGCTGCGCGCTCCTAA
- a CDS encoding uroporphyrinogen-III synthase: MTEREQDKQTLAGRMAVVTRARSQASDLVARLEELGSTVIEFPLIELKPASDSTALQQAIQELARFDWIVFTSVNGVNFFAEKMAESGRSFREIEAKIGAVGPKTAEAITKHGKTTELVADDYQASGLLKTLRPILAAGQQVLLPRGNMAKADLPDGLRSWGVDVTEAITYENALSSKGKETVLKQLKAGRVDLITFTSSSTVLNFLHLMSEEPLDQLLKDVKIACIGPVTETTAKEQGLQVDTVAKRYTIDGLIEVICDLYEGQEVN; the protein is encoded by the coding sequence ATGACCGAGCGTGAACAGGATAAACAAACGTTAGCCGGTCGAATGGCGGTCGTTACGAGAGCGAGGAGTCAGGCGAGTGATCTTGTCGCGCGGCTTGAAGAACTTGGGTCAACCGTCATTGAATTTCCATTAATTGAATTGAAACCGGCGTCGGATTCGACCGCCTTACAACAGGCAATTCAAGAATTGGCTCGCTTTGATTGGATTGTTTTTACAAGTGTTAATGGAGTAAACTTTTTTGCGGAAAAAATGGCAGAGAGTGGTCGTTCTTTTCGAGAAATTGAGGCCAAAATTGGAGCGGTTGGACCAAAAACAGCGGAAGCGATTACCAAACATGGTAAAACAACCGAGCTGGTCGCCGACGATTATCAAGCGTCAGGGTTGCTCAAAACGTTAAGACCAATTTTAGCGGCTGGTCAGCAGGTGTTGTTACCGCGGGGGAATATGGCCAAAGCGGATTTGCCAGACGGTCTTCGCTCTTGGGGAGTCGATGTAACAGAAGCCATTACTTACGAAAACGCGCTATCATCGAAAGGAAAAGAAACCGTGCTCAAACAATTGAAAGCGGGTCGGGTCGATTTGATTACGTTTACGAGTTCCTCAACGGTGCTCAATTTTCTTCATTTGATGAGCGAAGAACCGCTGGATCAACTTTTGAAAGATGTAAAAATCGCTTGTATCGGACCTGTGACAGAGACGACGGCGAAAGAACAGGGATTGCAAGTCGATACGGTTGCCAAACGCTATACGATCGACGGTTTGATCGAAGTGATTTGCGATCTTTACGAAGGACAGGAGGTAAATTAA
- a CDS encoding MFS transporter, which yields MEAKTKRGLFYRWDRSEDSILKQHLGPQGRLLLIVNTLFLLAEALSGTFVNVYLWKEGGGYALIGLYNVAFYLAIQITFMFSGKWVKVHNKMSCLRAGISIAAAFYLLVLFLGDNAIHYILPLGFIQGIGHGFFWLSFNIILFEITSRENRDKYNGLAGVFSSFVGMAAPLGAGYFISKMTGMKGYYVIFSVSLGVYITGAILSSFLHKRKAGGKFSVRQTFSIIQTNKTWRLLFLAMIGQGINESVFTFLVGILVFVATNNEWKVGIYTCITSGVAFISFYAAGKYLLPEWRNKALFWGSILMSISVLPLFYVTNYSTLLWMGIGISLFSPLFLIPAVSIVFDTIGQNNKTAEWKVENIIIRETGLNVGRLLALAVFIILISWNDQPLMLNSILFAVSLAQLITWHYMRQIKIEI from the coding sequence ATGGAAGCTAAAACGAAGCGCGGGCTCTTCTATAGATGGGATCGAAGCGAAGATTCGATCTTAAAACAACACCTAGGTCCGCAGGGTCGGCTGCTTTTAATCGTAAACACGCTGTTTTTACTCGCAGAAGCTTTGTCTGGAACATTCGTCAACGTCTACTTATGGAAAGAAGGCGGCGGATACGCCTTAATTGGTTTATACAATGTGGCCTTTTATTTGGCTATTCAGATCACCTTCATGTTTTCTGGTAAATGGGTCAAAGTCCACAATAAGATGTCTTGTTTAAGAGCGGGCATATCGATCGCCGCCGCTTTTTATTTATTGGTCTTATTTCTGGGAGACAACGCGATTCATTACATTTTGCCGCTTGGATTTATTCAAGGAATCGGCCACGGTTTTTTTTGGCTTTCTTTTAATATTATTCTTTTCGAAATCACAAGTCGGGAAAATCGCGACAAATATAACGGGTTAGCCGGTGTTTTCAGTTCTTTTGTCGGAATGGCCGCTCCATTGGGAGCTGGTTATTTCATTTCAAAAATGACAGGGATGAAAGGATATTATGTTATTTTCTCCGTTTCGCTTGGCGTTTATATTACGGGGGCGATTTTAAGTTCTTTTCTGCATAAACGAAAAGCGGGCGGGAAGTTTTCTGTCAGACAAACATTTTCCATTATTCAAACAAACAAAACTTGGCGACTGCTTTTTTTAGCGATGATTGGACAAGGCATCAATGAATCAGTCTTTACATTTTTAGTCGGCATCTTAGTTTTTGTGGCGACGAACAATGAGTGGAAAGTCGGCATTTATACGTGCATTACGTCTGGTGTCGCTTTCATATCCTTTTACGCGGCTGGTAAGTATTTGTTACCCGAATGGCGAAATAAAGCGCTGTTCTGGGGCTCAATCTTAATGTCGATATCTGTGTTGCCCTTGTTTTATGTAACGAACTATTCAACTTTGTTATGGATGGGGATCGGAATCAGCTTGTTTAGTCCCTTGTTTCTGATCCCAGCTGTTTCGATCGTATTTGATACGATCGGTCAAAACAATAAAACCGCTGAATGGAAAGTAGAAAACATCATCATTCGGGAAACCGGGCTCAATGTGGGACGATTACTGGCGCTCGCTGTATTCATCATACTAATCAGCTGGAACGATCAACCCCTCATGCTCAACAGTATTCTGTTTGCCGTCAGTCTTGCTCAATTGATCACATGGCATTACATGAGGCAGATAAAAATAGAAATATAA